The following nucleotide sequence is from Neokomagataea tanensis.
AGGATCATCGGCTCTTTTAAAACAGAAGTACCGACCCCCCGTGGGCAAAATAATGCATGTCTGAACCACAAATACCGCCCCAAGATAAGCGAATAATAGCTTCGTCTGCGCTGGGAGCTGTAACTGGTAAAGTATCAAGGCGGAGATCGTCTTGATGGTGGATAACGAGAGCCTTAGTAAGCTTTGGCTGTAAGAGCTCAACCATCTTCTTAATCCTTGGCAAGATAATACCAAGTTGATAATAATTAACTACAATAAAAATCAAAATCAAGATTTTGAGAATACATACTTATTTTCTTATAATATTATCAAATAAATTTGTAATATCTTTTGCTCTCCCGTCAATTAGGCCTTTGGCAGTGTAGAGGGCCATATGTGCAACTTGGCTTGTATGGATATCGGGCGGCATAACAAGCTCGTACTGGTTAGTTACAACGTCTAGCAGAGCAGGTCCGGGGATGGACAAAAATGTTTGAACGGCAGCCTCAAGGTCTTCGGGCTTTTCGACGCGATGACTCCACAATCCAATTGCTTCCGCTACTTTACTGAAGTCAGGATTGACGAGGTTGGTGTAGCTGTCTAACAAACCTTCAACTTTCATTTCAAGTTCAACAAAATTGA
It contains:
- a CDS encoding thiamine pyrophosphate-dependent enzyme, producing the protein MVWMLRHIPSTGANRTLTSLSHGTMANAMPQALGAQKAFPERQVIALSGDGGLAMLLGDLLTTIQEKLPIKVVVFNNSSLNFVELEMKVEGLLDSYTNLVNPDFSKVAEAIGLWSHRVEKPEDLEAAVQTFLSIPGPALLDVVTNQYELVMPPDIHTSQVAHMALYTAKGLIDGRAKDITNLFDNIIRK